The Podospora bellae-mahoneyi strain CBS 112042 chromosome 7, whole genome shotgun sequence genome includes a window with the following:
- the HHF1_2 gene encoding Histone H4 (EggNog:ENOG503P3ZX; COG:B), translating into MTGRGKGGKGLGKGGAKRHRKILRDNIQGITKPAIRRLARRGGVKRISAMIYEETRGVLKSFLEGVIRDAVTYTEHAKRKTVTSLDVVYALKRQGRTLYGFGG; encoded by the exons GTGGAAAGGGTGGCAAGGGTCTCGGCAAGGGCGGTGCCAAGCGTCACAGAAAGATTCTTCGTGACAACATCCAGGGCATCACCAAGCCCGCTATCCGCCGTCTTGCTCGTCGTGGTGGTGTCAAGCGTATTTCTGCTA TGATCTACGAGGAGACCCGTGGCGTCCTCAAGTCCTTCCTCGAGGGTGTCATTCGTGACGCCGTCACCTACACCGAGCACGCCAAGCGCAAGACCGTCACCTCTCTCGACGTTGTCTACGCCCTCAAGCGCCAAGGCCGCACTCTCTACGGTTTCGGTGGTTAA
- the TRS20 gene encoding TRAPP subunit (COG:U; EggNog:ENOG503P2JW; BUSCO:EOG09265GGX), translating to MSYYFAILSPLDTPLFEHEFGTSKSGGDGHPRFTDQARHLNQFILHSSLDIVEELQWTQPGLYLKVIDKFFQNYISAFVTASNVKFLLLHQPTTSVPAANGEANTAQAAASSRVNSTSVGANPTSPQTEEAIKNFMGEVYENYVKAVMSPFYKAPNMEIRSPVFRQRVAAAGRKYL from the coding sequence ATGTCCTACTActtcgccatcctctcccccctcgacACCCCCCTCTTCGAACACGAATTCGGCACCTCCAAATCCGGCGGCGACGGCCACCCCCGCTTCACTGACCAAGCCCGCCACCTCAACCAGTTCATCCtccactcctccctcgaTATCGTCGAGGAGCTCCAGTGGACCCAGCCAGGCCTCTACCTAAAAGTAATCGACAAGTTCTTCCAAAACTACATCTCCGCCTTCGTCACCGCCTCCAACGTCAAATTTCTGCTACTTCACCAGCCCACCACTTCTGTCCCCGCCGCCAACGGGGAGGCCAACACGGCGCAGGCGGCCGCCTCGTCGAGGGTGAACTCTACTTCTGTCGGGGCGAATCCTACGTCTCCCCAGACggaggaggccatcaagaaTTTTATGGGGGAGGTGTACGAGAATTATGTCAAGGCGGTCATGAGCCCGTTTTACAAGGCGCCGAATATGGAGATTAGGAGTCCGGTTTTTAGGCAGAGggttgcggcggcggggaggaagtaTCTTTAG
- a CDS encoding hypothetical protein (COG:J; EggNog:ENOG503P4KD), translated as MFGAFRATNSLSGGLLWKIPWRLSPTQKYRQRQRLKAVDNVVETLSTALAKKGETVKSLERWKAEMPTEAEMLAKDKYTIFDRKEKRYRKGIHKLPKWTRVSQRLNPPGF; from the exons ATGTTTGGGGCCTTCAGAGCGACGAATTCCCTGAGCGGGGGTCTTCTATG GAAGATCCCATGGCGCCTCTCCCCCACGCAAAAGTACCGCCAACGACAGAGGCTAAAGGCCGTCGATAACGTCGTCGAGACACTGAGCACGGCGCTGGCAAAGAAGGGCGAGACGGTCAAGTCGTTGGAGCGGTGGAAGGCCGAGATGCCTACCGAGGCTGAGATGCTGGCGAAGGACAAGTACACCATTTTCGACCGGAAAGAGAAGAGATACCGCAAGGGCATTCACA AACTCCCCAAGTGGACTCGCGTGTCGCAAAGACTCAACCCACCTGGTTTCTAA
- the CBC2 gene encoding nuclear cap binding complex subunit (BUSCO:EOG09264G04; COG:A; EggNog:ENOG503P268): protein MRGVRATVDRLDRPSAYFNNARHKRRRFDKDQRDGDDDTAGMHPENREDDDPLKNATTLYVGNLSFFTTEEQVYELFSKCGEIKRLVMGLDRFNKTPCGFCFVEYYTHQDALDCMKYIGGTKLDERIIRTDLDPGFEEGRQYGRGKSGGQVRDEYREDYDEGRGGLGRAIAREREGRDFVDDGRLR from the exons ATGAGAGGAGTACGCGCCACAGTAGACCGTCTTGACCGCCCAAGCGCCTACTTTAACAACGCCAGA CACAAGCGAAGACGATTCGACAAGGACCAAcgtgatggcgatgacgacaCAGCAGGCATGCACCCCGAGAACCGGGAGGACGACGACCCATTGAAGAATGCCACCACTCTTTATGTGGGCAACCT gtccttcttcaccaccgagGAGCAAGTGTACGAGCTTTTCAGCAAATGTGGCGAAATCAAGCGATTGGTCATGGGGCTCGACAGATTCAACAAGACGCCGTGTGGGTTCTGCTTTGTTGAGTACTACACACATCAGGATGCGCTGGATTGTATGAAGTATATTGGAGGAACCAAGCTGGACGAACGTATCATTAGAACGGATCTGGATCCTGGTTTCGAGGAGGGTCGACAGTATGGCCGCGGAAAGTCGGGAGGACAGGTGCGTGACGAGTACCGCGAAGATTACGATGAAGGTCGCGGTGGCCTCGGCCGCGCTATTGCGCGGGAGCGTGAAGGCAGGGACTTTGTTGATGACGGACGGCTGAGATAG
- the NUP82 gene encoding Nucleoporin nup82 (COG:U; EggNog:ENOG503Q4MS), whose protein sequence is MPRVKSFAPSWLNEPSPGHKLFEPSSDETKTSSLAYNKKPKPGPRRAIAHRGTEVFVAVGKQIRWGDLVDLKESWETKQAHTGGVRFKKEPNDFEVYDEEAANGHSGPEGYRIIKTPVAEDIRQLVMSPNNDFLAVLTSHTVHICILPDSTHLNARDSTPFKPKFYTLGPTTHVTSRSAVVSAIWHPLGVNGTALVTVTEDAVVRIWELSATDRWSFDAATLAVDLKRLADGTCVDQDFSASVSATNKAFSPDSFDMEVAAACFPARNSGGWSPMTLWIAMTGGDVYALCPLLPKRWAPPPTLIPSLSVSIVSRVATTEDSPDATYEDRLLAQQQLQWMSDLDNQEPKIVEAPGGNGEVEVYSRPARPGIVPKLQGPFDFDLNPEDEQDDEVELKDIYVVGEKPNMSDLMMGEDEELLMDEEGENGLSLSVVCLLSTSGQVKICLAAEGVEAEWLPSKVKSKLRPSSATPRTQSLLTFQTFDTVKPAELTPDSWPMFSEDATSKYSFYVTNPVGITLVNLEPWVSRLESELSGESEAGADFRIDVLVQSHSSERERVFTQPRGLNVLSAPVVIRDQDIGHLLLSSTHNQPIAIFFDTPELELVHVARDSPIVHEQLEIPEPEVVWHPRPVFHPSDVLVSNKNAVSAWVDLLKTGRRRPLLQQEIRLSMATLEVFTEGHKVASNEVFEIQNAVAELFRKCEALQFELRDQLIKAGEVKKRIDTITGDDLGEEDDDPISINELTRSRIDQAQRRQEELASRMERIKKKLGRATTRDLSDKEKAWVEEVKGFENSIFGSEVDTSPIDSKTRQPWKRFEEIKELSDSLLAQAERLQRKQGEASENGPASPAPSVRIPADIRKAKMAQVMSLLDRESMMVDAVKDRLERLTVG, encoded by the exons ATGCCCAGAGTCAAAAGCTTCGCACCCAGTTGGCTGAATGAGCCCAGCCCAGGCCATAAGCTCTTTGAGCCCTCCAGCGACGAAACGAAAACCTCTTCTTTGGCATATAACAAGAAACCGAAGCCAGGCCCCCGGAGAGCTATTGCGCATCGAGGAACTGAAGTTTTTGTGGCTGTGGGGAAGCAGATAAGATGGGGAGATTTGGTCGACCTGAAGGAATCTTGGGAGACCAAGCAGGCGCATACGGGTGGTGTTCGCTTCAAGAAGGAACCAAACGACTTTGAGGTCTACGATGAGGAGGCTGCAAACGGACATTCTGGTCCAGAGGGGTACAGG ATCATCAAAACACCCGTTGCCGAAGACATTCGCCAGCTGGTCATGTCCCCAAACAACGACTTTCTCGCCGTCTTGACGTCTCACACTGTTCACATTTGCATTCTTCCCGACTCGACCCATCTCAACGCCCGCGATTCGACTCCTTTCAAGCCCAAGTTTTATACGCTCGGGCCTACTACTCACGTCACTTCTCGATCGGCCGTCGTCTCGGCAATCTGGCATCCGTTGGGTGTTAATGGCACAGCGCTGGTCACTGTTACCGAGGATGCTGTCGTGCGGATCTGGGAGTTGTCAGCCACTGACCGCTGGAGCTTTGACGCCGCCACCTTGGCTGTCGACCTCAAAAGGCTGGCAGATGGAACCTGTGTGGATCAGGACTTTAGTGCCTCTGTATCAGCGACGAACAAGGCGTTCTCGCCTGATTCTTTTGACATGGAAGTCGCGGCAGCATGCTTCCCAGCTAGAAACTCCGGTGGCTGGTCGCCAATGACTCTGTGGATTGCTATGACGGGAGGCGACGTGTACGCCCTGtgccctcttcttcccaagCGTTGGGCTCCGCCTCCAACACTTATTCCTTCCCTGTCAGTATCGATTGTCTCCAGAGTAGCGACTACGGAGGATAGCCCAGATGCCACATATGAGGATCGTCTTttggcccagcagcagctgcagtGGATGTCTGATCTGGACAATCAAGAGCCAAAGATTGTGGAAGCTCCCGGTGGAAATGGCGAGGTGGAAGTTTACAGCCGGCCAGCTCGTCCGGGAATTGTTCCAAAATTACAGGGACCTTTCGACTTTGACCTAAACCCCGAGGACGAGCAGGACGATGAGGTTGAACTAAAAGACATCTACGTCGTTGGAGAGAAGCCAAATATGTCGGATCTGATGATgggagaagatgaggagctgctcatggatgaagagggggagaatgGGCTGTCCCTCTCCGTCGTTTGTCTGCTGTCTACCAGTGGCCAGGTTAAAATCTGCCTGGCAGCCGAAGGGGTGGAAGCTGAGTGGTTGCCCTCAAAAGTTAAGAGCAAGCTGAGGCCATCTTCTGCGACCCCCAGAACACAAAGCCTGCTCACTTTTCAGACATTCGACACTGTCAAGCCCGCAGAACTTACGCCCGACAGTTGGCCCATGTTTAGCGAGGATGCCACTTCCAAGTATTCTTTTTACGTGACCAACCCTGTCGGCATCACTCTTGTCAACCTGGAACCTTGGGTTTCACGCCTCGAAAGTGAGCTCTCGGGCGAGTCGGAAGCTGGCGCAGATTTTCGCATTGATGTGTTGGTTCAGAGTCATAGCTCAGAGCGGGAGCGAGTGTTTACTCAGCCTCGAGGGCTTAATGTGCTTTCAGCGCCTGTTGTTATTCGCGACCAAGACATTGGTCACCTTCTGCTCTCATCCACTCATAATCAGCCCATCGCCATCTTTTTCGACACGCCAGAGCTTGAGCTCGTGCATGTTGCAAGAGACTCGCCGATTGTCCATGAGCAATTGGAAATTCCCGAGCCAGAAGTGGTGTGGCACCCCCGGCCTGTTTTCCATCCCTCGGATGTGCTGGTTAGCAACAAAAACGCCGTGTCGGCGTGGGTTGATCTTCTCAAGACGGGTCGGAGAAGACCGTTGCTTCAGCAGGAGATCAGGTTGTCCATGGCGACGCTTGAAGTGTTCACGGAGGGTCACAAGGTAGCTAGCAACGAGGTGTTTGAGATCCAGAACGCGGTAGCGGAACTGTTCAGGAAGTGCGAAGCGCTTCAGTTTGAACTCAGAGACCAGCTGATCAAGGCAGgggaggtcaagaagagaaTTGATACGATCACGGGCGATGACCTaggagaggaagacgacgatCCTATTTCGATCAACGAGCTCACCAGGTCACGCATTGATCAAGCGCAGAGACGCCAGGAGGAATTGGCCAGCAGGATGGAaaggatcaagaagaagctcggccGCGCCACGACTCGCGACCTGagcgacaaggagaaggcttgggtggaggaggtgaagggcTTTGAGAATAGCATCTTTGGATCCGAAGTCGATACCTCGCCCATTGACTCCAAGACCAGACAGCCCTGGAAGCGGTTCGAAGAGATTAAGGAGCTCAGCGACTCGCTTCTGGCGCAGGCCGAGCGGCTGCAACGGAAACAGGGAGAGGCGTCTGAAAACGGGCCCGCCTCGCCGGCGCCTAGCGTGAGGATCCCGGCGGATATCCGCAAGGCGAAGATGGCACAAGTCATGAGCTTGTTGGATAGGGAGTCGATGATGGTAGATGCCGTGAAGGATCGGCTTGAGAGATTGACGGTTGGGTGA
- a CDS encoding hypothetical protein (EggNog:ENOG503PGTT) has product MLVPSYYFDSAQKTPTRHHLSSSMAPMAPPPAIDLRSQVIENCKFFSRQDADISLVTALEPLGKFKALVLRVEQGEREVLMSELAPSLQEAIHGLHLKSATAVQNYISTNGYVFAASLKKKRSLKPSSDDSEDGSDSDTASVSSTVTVDQSPSTTYEEESFSDNETVSVTSTGLLKKRAKGKPATIPNPYTQAPPKSQPARRSRSRSRSPARSRSRSRSSDESSENELDSDVQTVVPLVNRRPPFFNGNGFSQRVRCVPPRGFQPMMAPPPPPPPPGPPNPQAGPPLGWMMGHPHSYITPTPPAVPTTKSNVPPRLNGTNPTPHRPSGPPQHDILLHIHWRHHGEQRTLEQGPLSVCSLQDTALAYVRRSPASFSNVTTADKSPARLWHLRATVVSVQVDGEDYDLRNYPGDDLTRFISALGPKGVVRFEVEVVSMGGEGNQGQQQGQGQGGNLPGIRAVMGGGKNGNGNGGMNMCSWPMPMGMGMPMPMPGGMPVMHMGAAAPPPPPPPPPPPPPPSAGTGQREE; this is encoded by the exons ATGCTAGTACCCTCTTATTACTTTGACTCTGCCCAGAAAACACCTACCCGGCACCATCTCAGCTCGAGCATGGCTCCCATggctcctccgccagcaaTTGACTTGCGTTCTCAGGTTATTG AAAACTGCAAGTTCTTCAGTCGTCAGGATGCGGATATCTCGTTGGTCACGGCGCTGGAACCTCTGGGCAAGTTCAAGGCCCTGGTCCTGAGAGTCGAGCAGGGCGAGCGGGAGGTCCTCATGTCCGAACTCGCACCTTCTCTCCAAGAGGCCATCCACGGCCTTCACCTCAAGTCTGCCACGGCTGTGCAGAACTACATATCTACCAATGGATACGTCTTTGCCGCCAgcctcaagaagaagcggagCCTCAAGCCCTCGAGTGACGACAGCGAGGACGGAAGCGACAGCGACACTGCCTCTGTTTCTTCGACTGTGACGGTTGACCAgtccccttccaccacctacGAGGAGGAGTCCTTCTCAGACAACGAGACCGTCTCCGTCACCTCGACTGGTCTGCTCAAGAAGCGCGCCAAGGGTAAACCAGCCACGATTCCCAACCCATACACCCAAGcaccccccaaatcccaaccCGCCCGCCGCTCTCGCTCCCGTTCCCGGTCCCCCGCCCGATCTCGCTCCCGCTCAAGGTCATCTGATGAATCCTCCGAAAACGAGCTCGACTCGGACGTACAAACGGTTGTCCCCCTCGTCAACCGCCGCCCCCCTTTCTTCAACGGCAATGGGTTCTCCCAACGTGTGCGCTGCGTCCCGCCGCGCGGGTTCCAACCCATGAtggctcctccccctccccctccccccccaggaccacccaacccccaagcAGGGCCGCCGTTGGGCTGGATGATGGGACACCCCCATTCTTACAtcacacccaccccccctgcGGTCCCTACCACCAAATCTAAcgtccctccccgccttAATGGTACCAATCCCACACCTCATCGACCTAGCGGTCCGCCCCAGCACGACATCCTCCTGCACATCCACTGGCGCCACCACGGCGAGCAACGCACCCTCGAGCAAGGCCCCCTTTCCGTTTGTTCGCTCCAGGACACAGCCCTCGCCTACGTCAGACGCTCTCCGGCGTCGTTCTCCAACGTGACAACGGCGGATAAATCCCCTGCTCGCCTCTGGCATTTACGGGCAACGGTTGTCAGCGTCcaggttgatggggaggactACGATTTGAGAAACTACCCCGGGGATGACCTGACACGGTTTATCTCTGCGTTGGGGccgaagggggtggtgaggttcgaggttgaggttgtgtcgatggggggtgagggtAACCAGGGACAAcagcaggggcaggggcaggggggCAATTTGCCCGGGATTAGGGCtgtgatggggggtgggaagaatgggaatgggaacgGGGGGATGAATATGTGTTCTTGGCCTATgccgatggggatggggatgccgatgccgatgccggGGGGGATGCCGGTGATGCATAtgggtgctgctgctccgccgcctcctccccctcctccccctccgccgccgccgccgagtgCGGGGACtgggcagagggaggagtag